A window from Drosophila nasuta strain 15112-1781.00 chromosome 3, ASM2355853v1, whole genome shotgun sequence encodes these proteins:
- the LOC132792255 gene encoding large ribosomal subunit protein eL36-like, producing MNNKKFKGHWASLFKCIQSRSIKLRQPYQKRVLDLLKMSKQKRALQFLKRHLLTQIRKSHISGILAKIRKRMAQCKQLLKELNVDQEPN from the coding sequence ATGAACAATAAGAAGTTTAAGGGTCATTGGGCTTCCCTCTTTAAGTGCATCCAGAGTCGCAGCATCAAACTTCGTCAGCCATATCAGAAGCGTGTCCTGGACTTACTCAAGATGTCCAAGCAAAAGCGTGCTCTCCAGTTCCTGAAGCGTCATCTGCTCACTCAAATAAGGAAGAGCCATATTTCCGGCATTCTTGCTAAAATTCGCAAACGAATGGCTCAATGCAAACAGTTGCTAAAAGAATTGAATGTAGATCAAGAGCCGAATTAA